The Flavobacterium galactosidilyticum nucleotide sequence TTCTTGCTTCTGTTGAAAAAGCTTACAAGGATAAAAATAAAATAAATTCAGTGAGTTATGTGGGAGTATATCAATCCAATTTCTTGGAAAACGAACCCGCTCCTGGAATAGAATGGACGTATCAAACCATGAAAAAATTGATACCCTTGATTGAGTTAAAGGATGTAAATAGTTTGATTACAGATTATTTAAAAGAAGATAATCGAGTTGTTATTCTTACTGGTCCTGAAAAAGAAGGTTTAAAAAAGGTTACAGAACATCAAGTTCGTGATGTATTAAAAATGGATACAAATGCCATTAGTCCTTATAAAGAGGAAGACGCTGCGGTTAGTTTAATTAGAAATGATGTTAAAGCGGGAACAATAGTGAAGCATGAAACTAATAGTAAAATTGGTACGAAAACATTGATTTTGTCTAACGGTGTGAAAGTTACTTATAAAAATACTGATTTCAAAAATGACGAAATCCTTTTTGAAGCCATCAGTTTTGGCGGAAGCAATATGTATTCTGATGCTGATATGAAAAAAGTTCAATTTGCTAATGGAGCATTGACCGAAGCGGGTTTCTCAGGATTGCAATTGAATAGTATCAATAAATTTATGACCGGAAAAATAGCGCGAGTAAAACCTTACATTGGTATAACAGCAGAAGGATTGAAAGGGAATGCAACGCCAAAAGATTTAGAATCCTTGTTCCAAATGACGTATGCTTATTTTACAAATTTGAATTTTGACCAAAGTGCTTTTGAAGGTTACAAGCAAAAACAAGAAGCTTTTTTTAGCAATATGCTATCGCAACCTAATTTTTATTTTCAGCAAGAGTTTTATACGTATTTGAATACAAACAATCCAAGATTTAATGGTTTGATACCTACTGCAAAAACTTGGCAAGAAACAGATTATAGCTTAGCATACAAAAAATACAAAGAACGATTTGCTAACGCAGCTGATTTTGAGTTTTACTTTGTTGGGAATATCGATGATAACACCATAGAATCGTATGCAACTAAATACTTAGCATCATTGCCTGCCTCTGAAAATCGAGAGAAAGCACTTGATTTAGGATATCGCATGTTAGCTGGAGATTTGAAAAAAGTAGTGAATAAAGGAATTGATCCTAAAAGTAATGTTTTAATTATGTATTATGGTGATGCTCAATATTCAGATAAAGATGCACTGACTATGCAAGCGCTTGGAGAAATAGTAACAATAAAACTAACAGAACAACTACGGGAAATTGAAAGTGGTGTTTATGCCGTTTCAGCAAAAGGCGCTCTAAATAAAGTTCCAAATAGCTCTTACAGTTTTACAATTGGTTTTCCTTGCGGACCAGATAATGCTGAAAAATTAACAGCCTCTGCTTTAGAAGAGCTTCAAAAAATTATTGATAATGGGCCAGACGAAAAAGATTTAGCTAAATTTAAAGAAGGAGAATTATCAGATTTTAAAAATAGTATCAAAGAAAATAGTTATTGGTTATCTAACTTTACAAGGTCGTACATTAATGGAAGTAGTCCTGAAGATGTTTTGGATTATGAAACTTTTGTAAATGCTATTGCAGCGAAAGATATTCAGAATATTGCTAAAAAATACCTAACTAAAGACAAAGCAATTGGTATTCTAATGCCAGAAAAAAAATAAATTCAAATGAATATGAGCTAAAAAAAAGCTGCTAGAACTATTAGTTTTAGCAGCTTTTTTTATGCATTAGCTTATTTAAAGCAAACAGGAATAATTTCTCCTTTTGCCAAACAATATTTCTCTACTAATTCAGGTGCAATTTTATTTGTATAATCTTCTTCAATTACTTTGAAACCAATACTTCTTAATTTATCGAAATAATCTCTTCCGTAAATACGAACATGATCATATTGTCCAAATATTTTAGCACGCTCTTTTTGATCAGTGATGGTGTCATCAGCAAAAGTAGTTGCTCGTGATAAGTCTTGAGGAATTTGCAAAATTGCCAATCCGCCAGGTTTCAAAACGCGATATAATTCTTGCATGGCTTTAGTGTCATCTGGAATGTGCTCTAAAACGTGATTACAAAGTATAACATCATACTGATTGTCCTCGAAAGGCAAATTACAAATATCTGCTTTTACATCCGCAAGCGGCGAAAATAAATCAGTTGTAGTATAATCTAGATTTTTCTGATTTCTAAATAACTTATAAAAAGCTTGTTCTGGTGCAAAATGTAACACTTTCTTTTTCTCTTTAGAAGTGAAAAAGTCGGTTTCTTCATTTAGATACAACCACAATAAACGGTGTCTTTCTAATGAAAGTGTACTTGGTGAAAGCACATTATTGCGTTGCGTTTCGTATCCATAAGGCAACATCGATTTAAAACTTTTTCCATCAATAGGATCGGTGTATTTGTCTCCTTTTAATGAAAAAGCAATTATTGGGCGTGCAACATAACTTAAACGAATAAGTAATGGGCGAGGAATGCTATTGAGAATAAGTTTAAAAAGTTTCTTCATTACAGAACTAAAGGAGTTTTTCTAAATTCATCTTCTTCATTACTTACAATTCCTAATGCTTTATAGATGTAAGCAAAAGTAGAAAGAATCTCTGGTTTGCCATCAATTATAGCTACATCATGCTCAAAATGGGCACTTGGTTTTCCGTCAGCAGTCGTAATTGTCCAACCGTCTTTATGTTGTTTGATGTTTCTGGTTCCAAGGTTGATCATCGGTTCGATTGCTACAACCATTCCTTCAACAAAAAGTTTTCCTCTACCTTTTTTTCCATAATTAGGCATTTCAGGATCTTCGTGCATTTTTTGCCCAACACCATGACCTACTAATTCGCGAACCACACCGTAGCCATGAGCTTCAGTGTATTTTTGAATAGCATTACCAACATCCTCTACGCGATTTCCAAGTTTGAATTCTCGGATTCCTACATATAAAGATTCTTTTGTAATCTGTAATAATTTTTTAGTCTCTGGCGCTACTTCTCCAATTTCAAAAGAGTAGGCGTGATCACCATGATACCCATTTTTGTAAGCACCACAATCTACAGAGATAACATCGCCACTCTCCAATGGTTTGTTATTTGGAATTCCATGAACAACTTGAGAGTTTGGACTCATACATAGCGAGTTTGGAAAATCGTAAAGACCTAAAAAACTTGGAACAGCCCCGTGGTCACGAATAAATTCTTCTGCTAGTTTGTCTAAATATAAAGTGGTAACTCCTTCTTTTATTTCAGAAGCAACCATTCCTAATGTTTTTGATACGATCAACGCGCTTTCGCGCATTAATTCTATTTCCTCACGTGATTTTACAATAATCATAATTCTATTTTTCAGTTTGCAAAAGTACAATTTTATAATTATTTATTTCGGTTTGATAAAGCAATTGTCAGATGTTACTTTATTAATAAATTAGGGTTGGTATAAAGAGTTATAAAAAACAAATCGTTAAATTGGTCTATTATAAAAAGTATAAAGTAGCGTAATGGATAATACTGAAACTAAAAAAGCGAATTTAAAGAACATGAAAAATATTGCCCTATGTGTTTTAGGGATTGCTGTCATAGTCTTTTTTGTAGCGCATCACTATAAAATAGGTTGGCTAAAAGCGATTAGCGAGGCGGCGATGGTTGGTGGAATTGCAGACTGGTTTGCCGTGGTGGCGCTGTTCAGACATCCTCTTGGAATTCCTATTCCGCATACGGCATTAATTCCCAACAATAAAGATGCTATTGGTCAGAATTTAGGCAGTTTTGTGTCTGATGAGTTTTTAATTAAAGAAAAATTAGAAGTGAAATTAGATGAATTTGACTTTGCATCAAAAGCAACTAATTGGCTGAAAGAGGACAAAAATGCGAATACAATTGCATCTTTGGTGGTTGAAAATGTAATTCCAGGAGTACTAAAAACTATTGATGATGCTGATGTAAAAAACTTTATTCAGCAACAATTTGAAATCAAAATGCAGGAATTAAATTTTGGTGAATGGATTGCATCAGGACTAGAAACCTTATCTAAAAGTGACAAGCAAGCACAATTAATAACAAATGTTTTGACCGTTTTAGCAACTGAATTGGAAGCTAATAAGGCAGAGATAAATGAAAAAGTTAAGAAGTCTACACCTTGGTATACTTTAGGAGTTGCTGATAAAAAAATTGCGGAAGGTGTTTTTAATGGACTTTACGAGTTTTTAGATATGGCAAAAGAACCCGATAGTTCAATTCGTCAAAAGATTGATTCTTATGTGTTAAAATTTATCGAAGATTTAAAAAGTTCGCCAGAAATGCAACTAAAAATAAGTTTATTAATTATTGAATTTACTCAAAAAGAAGAAGTTCAAGATTATATTGGTTCGATTTGGCAGGAAGTAAAAAACGCTGTTCTAGCTGATTTAGAAAATGGAGAGCAGTCCAAAATTAAACTGAATTTGTCGCGTATGATTGGAAACTTTGGTACAACAATTCAAAATGATATAGTGATGACAACCAAGATTAATAATTTTATAAAAATCGATTTACTAGGTATTTTACTTCGAAATAAAAAAGCTATTGGAGATTTAATTGCAAACTCTGTACGAAGCTGGGATAAAAAAGAAATTGCTGAAAAATTAGAGTTGGAAGTAGGGAAGGATCTTCAATTTATAAGAATCAACGGAACGGTAGTAGGCGGTTTTGTTGGGCTTATCATTTATTTAGTAGAGCAATTTATATAACGTTTGAAATGGTCTACTACGTTATTTGTAGAGATTTTTTTATGAGTTTATCACTCTGGAAGTGTGTCATTAAATTTCCTCTCGAGAGTTGAGAAGCTTTCAGTTTGGCAAAAATAGTAGCTTGTATTAAAAAAAAAATGCTGTCTTTTGGGACAGCATTTTTGTATGTAAGCATTCCTATAATAAAGAATGACACGTCATGACTTCTGGTTTTTCTATTCCCATTAATTCTAAGATTGTTGGGGCAATATCTCCAAGAACACCATCGTGGATTTCTTTTAAATCTCTGTCAACCAAAATAATTGGCACTGGATTAGTAGTGTGTGCCGTATTTGGACTTCCATCAGGATTAATCATCGTTTCACAGTTACCGTGATCCGCAATTACAATAGTAGTGTAATTATTTGCTAGAGCAGCTGTAATAACTTTTTCGACGCATTTATCAACTGCTTCGCAGGCTTGTATTGCAGCACTCATTATCCCTGTATGTCCTACCATATCGCCATTAGCAAAGTTAAGACAAACGAAATCTACTTCTCCTTTGTTTAATTCTGGAACTAATGCATCTGTTAATTCAAAGGCACTCATTTCAGGCTGTAAGTCGTAAGTAGCTACTTTTGGGGAGTTTTTTAGGATACGGCTCTCTCCTTCAAAAGGTAATTCTCGCCCACCAGAAAAGAAGAATGTAACGTGAGGATATTTCTCTGTCTCAGCAATACGAATTTGCTTTTTGTGCGCTTTCTCGATAACTTCGCCTAGTGTTTCTGTAATGTTATCTTTATTGTAAACGACTTTTACGTTATTGTAAGTTTCGTCATAATTAGTGAGCGTGACATAGTACAAATTAAGTTTGTGCATGTTGTGTTCATGACAATCCATTTGTGATAAAACTTCGGTCAATTCACGTCCTCTATCCGTTCTAAAATTGAAGAAAATCACAACATCATCTGCCTCAATTGTAGCAAGTGGTTTGTCAAATTCATCCACCATAACCGTAGGATGTATAAATTCATCGGTTACGTCTACTTCGTAACTTTCCTCGATAGAAGCAACCGCATCAGTAGAATGTGTTCCAACTCCGTTTACTAATAAATCATAAGCTAACTTTACTCTCTCCCACCGTCTGTCGCGGTCCATAGCGTAATAACGACCAATTAATGAAGCCACTTTTACAGAAGTGTTAGCTATATAATCTTGTAGATCTTGGATATAATGCTTGCCTGATTTTGGATCAACATCACGACCATCGGTGAAGGCATGCACAAAAACTTTTTGCAAGCCGTATTCTTGAGTTGCATCAATCAAACCTCGTAAATGTGAAGTATGTGAGTGTACACCACCATCAGATACAAGGCCTAAAAAGTGAACTTTTTTGTTATTTACTTTGGCATAAGTAAAGGCGTCCACTAATACGGGTTCTTTAGCTAAAGTATCATTAGCAACAGCGAGATTAATTTTAGCTAAATCTTGATATATAATTCTACCAGCACCTAGATTCATGTGTCCCACTTCACTGTTTCCCATTTGTCCTTCGGGCAGACCTACATTTAAACCATCGGTTCGAAGTTGAGCACTTGGGTAATTTTTGTATAAACTATTTATAAAAGGGATATAGGCATTATCGATAGCAGAAACTTTTGGATCTGGAGATTTTCCCCAACCGTCCAAAATCATAAGAATTACTTTTTTATTCATCACAAATTTATTTTAAGCAAAGATAAAGCATTTCTAAAAATCTTCTAGCCAATCAAAATCACTATTGCATATTCAGAGGTTAACAATAACAAAAAATGATTATTTTGTTGCAGAAGGTTCTCTTTTTTTTTATTAATGCATTTAGAATTTATTCTTAACTTGATTGTAATCTATGAAATAGCGTACACTGATTGAAAAAACATGATTTAAAGCATCATTTGTCAATAAATTAGTAACATTATTTCTAAAGTCTTTATTGATGTTTCTTTCAAAAGCACCTGCGTTATTTCGGTATAAAATAGAGAGTTGACTTCCGGGTGCAAACCACCACGAATAGGACAAATCGGTATTCCATGAGTAAAAACTTGAGTTTTTATTAGTTGTATATCCCGTATAATCAGTCAAGGTTCCGTTTTGTTCTAATGATAATACATTGCTATTTTCGGCA carries:
- the gpmI gene encoding 2,3-bisphosphoglycerate-independent phosphoglycerate mutase, whose translation is MNKKVILMILDGWGKSPDPKVSAIDNAYIPFINSLYKNYPSAQLRTDGLNVGLPEGQMGNSEVGHMNLGAGRIIYQDLAKINLAVANDTLAKEPVLVDAFTYAKVNNKKVHFLGLVSDGGVHSHTSHLRGLIDATQEYGLQKVFVHAFTDGRDVDPKSGKHYIQDLQDYIANTSVKVASLIGRYYAMDRDRRWERVKLAYDLLVNGVGTHSTDAVASIEESYEVDVTDEFIHPTVMVDEFDKPLATIEADDVVIFFNFRTDRGRELTEVLSQMDCHEHNMHKLNLYYVTLTNYDETYNNVKVVYNKDNITETLGEVIEKAHKKQIRIAETEKYPHVTFFFSGGRELPFEGESRILKNSPKVATYDLQPEMSAFELTDALVPELNKGEVDFVCLNFANGDMVGHTGIMSAAIQACEAVDKCVEKVITAALANNYTTIVIADHGNCETMINPDGSPNTAHTTNPVPIILVDRDLKEIHDGVLGDIAPTILELMGIEKPEVMTCHSLL
- a CDS encoding DUF445 domain-containing protein; its protein translation is MDNTETKKANLKNMKNIALCVLGIAVIVFFVAHHYKIGWLKAISEAAMVGGIADWFAVVALFRHPLGIPIPHTALIPNNKDAIGQNLGSFVSDEFLIKEKLEVKLDEFDFASKATNWLKEDKNANTIASLVVENVIPGVLKTIDDADVKNFIQQQFEIKMQELNFGEWIASGLETLSKSDKQAQLITNVLTVLATELEANKAEINEKVKKSTPWYTLGVADKKIAEGVFNGLYEFLDMAKEPDSSIRQKIDSYVLKFIEDLKSSPEMQLKISLLIIEFTQKEEVQDYIGSIWQEVKNAVLADLENGEQSKIKLNLSRMIGNFGTTIQNDIVMTTKINNFIKIDLLGILLRNKKAIGDLIANSVRSWDKKEIAEKLELEVGKDLQFIRINGTVVGGFVGLIIYLVEQFI
- a CDS encoding class I SAM-dependent methyltransferase, giving the protein MKKLFKLILNSIPRPLLIRLSYVARPIIAFSLKGDKYTDPIDGKSFKSMLPYGYETQRNNVLSPSTLSLERHRLLWLYLNEETDFFTSKEKKKVLHFAPEQAFYKLFRNQKNLDYTTTDLFSPLADVKADICNLPFEDNQYDVILCNHVLEHIPDDTKAMQELYRVLKPGGLAILQIPQDLSRATTFADDTITDQKERAKIFGQYDHVRIYGRDYFDKLRSIGFKVIEEDYTNKIAPELVEKYCLAKGEIIPVCFK
- the map gene encoding type I methionyl aminopeptidase, with the protein product MIIVKSREEIELMRESALIVSKTLGMVASEIKEGVTTLYLDKLAEEFIRDHGAVPSFLGLYDFPNSLCMSPNSQVVHGIPNNKPLESGDVISVDCGAYKNGYHGDHAYSFEIGEVAPETKKLLQITKESLYVGIREFKLGNRVEDVGNAIQKYTEAHGYGVVRELVGHGVGQKMHEDPEMPNYGKKGRGKLFVEGMVVAIEPMINLGTRNIKQHKDGWTITTADGKPSAHFEHDVAIIDGKPEILSTFAYIYKALGIVSNEEDEFRKTPLVL
- a CDS encoding M16 family metallopeptidase — its product is MKKIYTLIIGLLLFPIFSCAQQLDYSKPIPFDSTVKTGKLENGLTYYIKKNAKPQNKVDLRLVVNAGSILEGEDQQGLAHFIEHMCFNGTKRFPKNELVDYLQSIGVKFGQHLNAYTSFDETVYFLPLPSDDPEKLEKGFQIIEDWAFNTVLTSEEIDKERGVVLEEYRLGLGAQKRMEARYLSKMMYGSHYAERLPIGKKEILENFKYQSLVNFYKDWYRPNLMSVIVVGDIDIAEMEKKITSHFSGYKNPINEKPRKIYEVPNHKETFVAVENDKEAPASQVLLLYKDYGAPKPVVNIGDYKHTIVEGLFASLLNKRLEELTNSATPPFTYGYSFYGGTFARNKKGYQSMAMTQEDKQLSALKVLVTESERVKKFGFTQGELDRSKAQFLASVEKAYKDKNKINSVSYVGVYQSNFLENEPAPGIEWTYQTMKKLIPLIELKDVNSLITDYLKEDNRVVILTGPEKEGLKKVTEHQVRDVLKMDTNAISPYKEEDAAVSLIRNDVKAGTIVKHETNSKIGTKTLILSNGVKVTYKNTDFKNDEILFEAISFGGSNMYSDADMKKVQFANGALTEAGFSGLQLNSINKFMTGKIARVKPYIGITAEGLKGNATPKDLESLFQMTYAYFTNLNFDQSAFEGYKQKQEAFFSNMLSQPNFYFQQEFYTYLNTNNPRFNGLIPTAKTWQETDYSLAYKKYKERFANAADFEFYFVGNIDDNTIESYATKYLASLPASENREKALDLGYRMLAGDLKKVVNKGIDPKSNVLIMYYGDAQYSDKDALTMQALGEIVTIKLTEQLREIESGVYAVSAKGALNKVPNSSYSFTIGFPCGPDNAEKLTASALEELQKIIDNGPDEKDLAKFKEGELSDFKNSIKENSYWLSNFTRSYINGSSPEDVLDYETFVNAIAAKDIQNIAKKYLTKDKAIGILMPEKK